One window from the genome of Trabulsiella odontotermitis encodes:
- a CDS encoding LysR family transcriptional regulator yields MSRTDLPLNAVETFLVTARHLNLTHAAKELCLTQGAVSRKIASLESWFGFPLFERHARGLRLSPQGSALYPDLLAAFGQLVTVADQARQQQTVVRLKAPTCAMRWLVPRLVSLEQRYPELQVALTTTIEHQVNFKTEPFDAAIVFGPHLSVGDLLFEEALTPVQSKAASNDDALHGVTFLHPTRDKTDWSLWLSAFPQSAQVVMQKNQHFDTMDLAITAAIQGFGVAIADETLVAEDIRRGRLVRPYALSVKTGASYRLVIRDSQSKAAGLARFRDELLNPV; encoded by the coding sequence ATGTCGCGCACCGATCTGCCGCTGAATGCCGTTGAAACCTTCCTTGTGACCGCCCGTCATCTGAATCTGACCCACGCCGCGAAAGAGCTGTGCCTGACGCAGGGTGCCGTGAGCCGTAAAATCGCCAGCCTCGAAAGCTGGTTTGGTTTTCCGCTGTTCGAACGGCACGCGCGCGGTCTGCGTCTTTCACCGCAGGGCAGCGCGCTTTACCCGGATCTGCTCGCCGCCTTCGGGCAACTGGTGACGGTGGCCGATCAGGCGCGCCAGCAACAAACCGTGGTGCGCCTGAAAGCGCCGACCTGCGCCATGCGCTGGCTGGTGCCGCGTCTGGTATCCCTTGAACAGCGCTACCCGGAATTGCAGGTGGCGCTCACCACCACCATTGAGCATCAGGTGAATTTCAAAACAGAACCGTTTGATGCCGCCATTGTGTTCGGGCCACATCTCAGCGTGGGGGATTTGTTGTTTGAGGAGGCGTTAACGCCGGTACAGAGTAAAGCCGCCAGCAATGATGACGCGTTACACGGCGTGACCTTTCTGCACCCAACGCGGGATAAAACCGACTGGTCGCTGTGGTTGTCAGCTTTTCCGCAGTCAGCGCAGGTGGTTATGCAAAAAAATCAACACTTCGACACCATGGATCTGGCGATCACCGCTGCAATCCAGGGATTTGGCGTCGCCATCGCCGATGAAACCCTGGTAGCGGAAGATATTCGTCGCGGGCGCTTAGTGCGTCCTTATGCATTGAGCGTGAAAACCGGCGCCAGTTACCGGCTGGTGATCCGCGACTCGCAAAGCAAAGCGGCGGGACTGGCGCGGTTTCGTGATGAGTTGCTTAATCCAGTGTGA
- the tehB gene encoding tellurite resistance methyltransferase TehB — MTCDENYFTDKYGLTKTHSEVLHAATIIPPGKTLDLGCGNGRNSLYLAANGFDVTAWDKNPMSINNLETIRQEEGLNNLRTAIQDLNSLSFHGEYDFILSTVVLMFLEASTIPGLIDNMQRCTRAGGYNLIVAAMDTDDYPCTVGFPFAFKPRELSNYYTGWELLKYNEEVGELHRTDANGNRIKLRFATMLARKPA, encoded by the coding sequence ATGACCTGTGACGAAAACTACTTTACTGATAAGTACGGCCTGACGAAAACGCACTCTGAAGTACTGCACGCCGCAACGATCATCCCGCCGGGCAAAACGCTCGATCTGGGCTGCGGCAACGGGCGCAACAGTCTTTATCTGGCGGCCAACGGGTTTGATGTCACCGCATGGGATAAAAATCCGATGAGCATTAATAATCTGGAAACCATTCGTCAGGAAGAGGGGCTGAATAATCTCCGTACCGCGATTCAGGATCTTAATAGCCTTAGCTTTCACGGGGAATATGATTTTATTCTCTCGACGGTAGTGCTGATGTTTCTGGAAGCGAGCACCATTCCAGGGCTTATTGATAATATGCAGCGCTGTACCAGGGCCGGTGGATATAACCTGATTGTGGCAGCAATGGATACGGACGATTATCCCTGCACCGTGGGTTTTCCGTTTGCTTTTAAACCGCGTGAGCTGAGCAATTATTATACTGGCTGGGAATTGCTCAAATACAACGAAGAGGTCGGCGAATTACACCGCACTGATGCTAACGGTAATCGTATTAAGCTGCGCTTTGCCACCATGCTGGCGCGCAAACCGGCGTAA
- a CDS encoding DMT family transporter: MNVLLYALVVVIWGTTWIAIFLQQGPVPAPVSIFWRFAVASITMLVVLIALRRLRRLSFRDHLFCLLQGCCVFCFNFWCFYTAAAYINTGLESVIFSMAVLFNAINSFLFFRQQPPGRFYLAALLGLTGIVTLFWDDLLASGVNTSLLFGIGLSALGTYGFSLGNMLSLRHQRRGLETLTTNSWAMLYGTLVMGAIALFRGDDFTPQWTLSYMGALLYLALLGSVVAFGAYFTLVGRIGASNAAYSTLLFPLVALTISTFYEGYVWHLNAVVGLALILVGNLVMFARPETWFRPRGLRGKTA, encoded by the coding sequence ATGAACGTCTTATTGTATGCGCTGGTCGTGGTTATCTGGGGAACGACGTGGATTGCCATTTTTCTGCAACAAGGGCCGGTGCCTGCACCGGTGTCGATCTTCTGGCGCTTTGCGGTCGCCAGCATCACCATGCTGGTGGTGCTGATCGCCCTGCGCCGTCTGCGTCGTCTGAGCTTTCGCGATCATCTCTTTTGCCTGCTACAAGGATGCTGCGTGTTTTGCTTTAACTTCTGGTGTTTTTATACCGCGGCGGCGTACATCAATACCGGTCTGGAATCGGTGATTTTCTCCATGGCGGTGTTGTTCAACGCCATCAATAGCTTTCTGTTTTTTCGCCAGCAACCGCCAGGGCGCTTTTATCTGGCGGCGCTGCTGGGGCTGACCGGTATTGTGACGCTGTTCTGGGACGATCTACTTGCAAGCGGCGTTAATACCTCTTTGCTGTTCGGCATCGGACTGAGCGCGCTGGGGACGTACGGTTTTTCGCTCGGCAATATGTTGAGCCTGCGCCACCAGCGTCGCGGTCTGGAAACGCTGACCACCAATAGCTGGGCGATGTTGTATGGCACGCTGGTAATGGGGGCGATTGCCCTGTTCCGTGGCGATGACTTTACGCCGCAGTGGACGCTCAGCTATATGGGCGCGCTGTTGTATCTGGCGCTGCTGGGATCGGTGGTCGCCTTTGGCGCCTATTTCACGCTGGTCGGGCGCATCGGTGCCAGCAATGCCGCCTACAGCACCCTGCTGTTCCCGCTGGTGGCGCTGACCATTTCGACGTTTTACGAGGGATATGTCTGGCATCTGAACGCCGTTGTTGGCCTGGCGTTAATTCTGGTGGGCAATCTGGTGATGTTTGCCAGACCGGAAACCTGGTTTCGCCCGCGGGGGTTGCGCGGTAAAACCGCCTGA
- a CDS encoding pyridoxal phosphate-dependent aminotransferase: MTARTPVKTRSKLPDVGTTIFTVIGQLSAQHKAVNLSQGAPNFSCDAGLMAGVTRAMEAGHNQYAPMTGLRVLKERIAEKVATLYGTQYDVDSEVLITASASEGLYSAISGLVHPGDEVIYFEPSFDSYAPIVRLQGATPVAIKLTVPDFTINWDEVRAAITPKTRMIIINTPHNPSGQVLTGDDLTQLAAVTRNTDIIVLSDEVYEHVVFDGQQHHGMATHPQLAERSVIVSSFGKTFHVTGWRVGYCVAPAELMDEICKVHQFLMFSADTPMQYAFAEHMNDPQTWLSLAAFYQRKRDLLQTLLADSPFHLLPSAGSFFILADYRHFSDESDSEMVKRLITECGVATIPLSAFYTDGTDNKLIRLSFAKDEATLRAGAQALCRVKPR; the protein is encoded by the coding sequence ATGACCGCTCGCACTCCGGTGAAAACCCGTTCTAAACTGCCCGACGTTGGCACCACGATTTTTACCGTCATAGGACAACTCTCCGCACAGCATAAAGCCGTCAACCTTTCTCAGGGCGCGCCGAATTTTTCCTGCGACGCCGGGTTAATGGCGGGCGTCACGCGGGCAATGGAGGCCGGACACAATCAGTATGCGCCGATGACCGGGCTGCGCGTGCTGAAAGAGCGCATCGCGGAGAAAGTCGCGACGCTCTACGGCACGCAGTACGATGTCGACAGTGAGGTGCTGATCACCGCCAGCGCCAGCGAAGGGCTCTATTCCGCCATCAGCGGGCTGGTTCACCCTGGCGATGAAGTTATCTATTTCGAACCCTCTTTCGACAGCTATGCGCCCATCGTGCGTCTGCAGGGGGCAACGCCGGTTGCCATTAAGCTGACAGTGCCGGATTTCACCATCAACTGGGACGAGGTGCGCGCAGCGATTACGCCGAAAACGCGGATGATCATCATCAATACGCCGCATAACCCAAGCGGGCAAGTGCTGACGGGCGACGATCTCACGCAGCTCGCGGCAGTCACGCGTAATACCGATATCATTGTTTTGTCGGATGAAGTTTACGAACATGTCGTGTTTGACGGGCAACAGCACCACGGCATGGCAACGCATCCGCAGCTTGCCGAACGCAGCGTGATTGTCTCGTCGTTTGGCAAGACCTTTCACGTCACCGGCTGGCGGGTGGGGTATTGCGTGGCGCCTGCCGAACTGATGGATGAAATCTGCAAGGTCCACCAGTTTCTGATGTTCTCCGCCGATACGCCGATGCAGTACGCATTTGCCGAACATATGAATGATCCGCAGACCTGGCTTTCGCTGGCCGCGTTTTACCAGCGCAAACGCGATCTGTTGCAGACCCTGCTGGCGGATTCACCGTTTCACCTGCTGCCGAGTGCGGGCTCGTTCTTTATACTGGCCGATTATCGCCATTTCAGCGACGAGAGCGACAGCGAGATGGTGAAACGGCTGATTACCGAATGTGGCGTTGCCACCATCCCGCTGTCGGCGTTTTATACCGACGGCACGGATAACAAACTGATTCGCCTCTCTTTTGCTAAAGATGAGGCAACATTACGGGCCGGTGCGCAGGCGCTGTGTCGCGTGAAGCCGCGTTAA
- a CDS encoding glucan biosynthesis protein D has translation MNRRRFLKSSMAVAAVAGTSGVASLFTNAAWAEESDIADGQTRRFDYNVLQSMAHDLSRQPWGGPPRALPETLATMTPQAYNSIQYDAAQSLWNNVEARKLDVQFFHVGMGFRRRVRMFSLDSQTQQAREIHFRPELFQYNDAGVDTKQLEGQTDLGFAGFRAFKAPELARRDIVSFLGASYFRAVDSTYQYGLSARGLAVDTFTDTPEEFPDFTSFWFETVKPGATTFTVYALLDSPSVTGAYKFVINCEESQVIMDVENHVYARKDIKQLGIAPMTSMFSCGNNERRTCDTIHPQIHDSDRLAMWRGNGEWICRPLNNPQKLQFNAFQDKNPKGFGLLQLDRDFSHYQDVMGWYNKRPSLWVEPRNAWGKGAVSLMEIPTTGETLDNIVCFWQPEKPVKAGDELDFKYRLYWSAMPPVRSPLARVLATRTGMGGFPEGWAPGEHFPDKWARRFAIDFVGGDLNASAPKGIEPVITLSSGEAKQVEILYVQPFDGYRILFDWYPTSDSTEPVEMRMFLRCQGEAISETWLYQYFPPAPDKRNYVDDRVMR, from the coding sequence ATGAATCGCAGACGTTTTTTAAAATCTTCCATGGCTGTGGCCGCTGTTGCGGGCACCTCCGGAGTCGCTTCTCTTTTCACCAACGCCGCCTGGGCTGAAGAGTCGGATATCGCCGACGGTCAGACGCGTCGTTTTGATTACAATGTACTGCAATCGATGGCGCATGATCTGTCGCGTCAGCCGTGGGGCGGGCCGCCACGCGCGCTGCCGGAAACGCTGGCCACCATGACACCGCAGGCCTATAACAGCATTCAGTACGACGCTGCGCAATCGCTGTGGAATAACGTTGAAGCCCGCAAGCTGGATGTCCAGTTCTTCCATGTCGGCATGGGCTTCCGTCGTCGCGTGCGCATGTTCTCGCTGGATTCGCAGACCCAGCAGGCGCGTGAAATTCATTTCCGCCCTGAATTGTTCCAGTACAACGACGCCGGTGTTGATACGAAACAACTGGAAGGGCAGACCGACCTCGGCTTCGCCGGCTTCCGCGCCTTTAAAGCGCCGGAACTGGCCCGTCGTGACATTGTCTCGTTTCTCGGCGCCAGCTATTTCCGCGCCGTTGACAGCACGTATCAATATGGTTTGTCTGCCCGCGGTCTGGCGGTAGATACCTTTACGGACACGCCGGAAGAGTTCCCGGATTTCACTTCGTTCTGGTTTGAAACCGTCAAACCGGGTGCCACCACGTTTACCGTCTATGCGCTGCTCGACAGCCCGAGCGTCACCGGGGCATATAAATTCGTGATCAACTGTGAAGAGAGCCAGGTGATCATGGACGTCGAAAACCACGTTTATGCACGCAAAGACATCAAACAGCTCGGCATCGCGCCGATGACCAGTATGTTCAGTTGCGGCAATAACGAACGTCGTACCTGCGACACCATCCACCCGCAAATCCACGACTCTGACCGCCTGGCGATGTGGCGCGGTAACGGCGAGTGGATCTGCCGCCCGCTGAACAACCCGCAAAAACTGCAGTTCAACGCTTTTCAGGATAAAAACCCCAAAGGGTTTGGCCTGTTGCAGCTTGATCGCGATTTCAGCCACTATCAGGATGTGATGGGCTGGTACAACAAGCGTCCGAGCCTGTGGGTTGAACCGCGCAACGCGTGGGGCAAAGGGGCTGTCTCGCTGATGGAGATCCCGACCACCGGGGAGACGCTGGATAACATTGTCTGCTTCTGGCAGCCGGAAAAACCGGTGAAAGCGGGCGACGAACTGGACTTCAAATATCGCCTTTACTGGAGCGCGATGCCGCCGGTACGTTCCCCGCTGGCGCGTGTGCTGGCGACCCGCACCGGCATGGGCGGTTTCCCGGAAGGCTGGGCGCCGGGCGAACACTTCCCGGACAAATGGGCGCGTCGCTTTGCCATCGACTTCGTTGGCGGCGATCTCAATGCTTCCGCGCCGAAGGGCATCGAACCGGTGATCACGCTCTCCAGCGGCGAAGCGAAACAGGTCGAAATTCTCTATGTACAGCCGTTCGATGGTTATCGCATTCTGTTTGACTGGTATCCCACGTCCGATTCCACCGAGCCGGTGGAAATGCGTATGTTCCTGCGCTGTCAGGGCGAGGCGATCAGCGAAACCTGGCTGTATCAGTATTTCCCGCCTGCGCCGGACAAGCGCAACTATGTTGATGATCGCGTGATGCGTTAA
- the rimL gene encoding 50S ribosomal protein L7/L12-serine acetyltransferase, which translates to MATTPDIFIPVNDRLSLRAIDERFVPELHQLVLKNQAWLQHSLNWVKDVTDENASRQHAQGNVMLHQRGYAKMFLIFDGEEMVGVLSFNQIEPLNKTGYIGYWLDEAHQGQGILSQALQAFIHFYSQRGDVRRFVIKCRVANVPSNRVAQRNGFALEGCLKQAEFLNGEYHDQNIYARIIDP; encoded by the coding sequence ATGGCGACAACCCCCGATATTTTTATCCCCGTCAATGACCGGCTGTCGCTGCGCGCGATCGACGAGCGTTTTGTGCCGGAACTGCATCAGTTAGTGCTGAAAAATCAGGCGTGGCTGCAACATTCCCTGAACTGGGTCAAAGACGTCACCGACGAAAACGCCTCGCGCCAGCATGCACAGGGAAATGTCATGCTGCATCAACGCGGCTACGCCAAAATGTTTTTGATCTTTGACGGTGAAGAAATGGTGGGGGTGTTGTCGTTCAATCAGATTGAGCCGCTGAATAAAACGGGGTATATCGGCTACTGGCTGGATGAGGCGCATCAGGGGCAGGGAATTCTGTCGCAGGCGCTACAGGCGTTTATTCATTTCTACAGCCAGCGTGGCGACGTGCGGCGGTTCGTCATCAAATGCCGGGTGGCGAATGTGCCGAGTAACCGGGTGGCGCAACGCAACGGGTTTGCACTGGAAGGCTGCCTGAAGCAAGCGGAATTCCTTAACGGCGAATACCACGACCAGAACATTTACGCGCGGATTATTGATCCCTGA
- a CDS encoding ABC transporter substrate-binding protein: protein MKIKALLLVLGMFSVYSSFAATELRYGVEAEYPPFESKNAAGELEGFDIELGKAICQAASLKCSWVESSFDALIPGLVAKKFDAINSAMNITEQRRKSIDFTQPIYRIPSQLVGKAGDGMEATPEGLKGKTIGVLQGSIQETYAKEHWEKHGVTVVSYKDQNMAWADLLNGRIDASLVMSAAGQAGFLSKPQGKGFGFIGKPVSDDTILGSGIGFGLRQGDDATKAQLNAAIDKVRADGTITTLAAKYFPGIDVSVK from the coding sequence ATGAAGATCAAAGCACTTTTACTTGTTCTGGGGATGTTCAGCGTTTACTCGTCGTTTGCCGCTACTGAGCTGCGTTATGGCGTGGAAGCGGAGTACCCGCCGTTTGAGAGCAAAAACGCGGCCGGGGAGCTGGAAGGGTTTGATATTGAGCTTGGCAAAGCCATTTGTCAGGCCGCTTCGCTGAAATGCAGCTGGGTGGAATCGTCTTTTGATGCGCTGATCCCGGGGCTGGTGGCGAAAAAATTCGACGCCATTAACTCGGCGATGAACATCACCGAACAGCGGCGCAAGAGCATCGATTTCACGCAACCTATCTACCGTATTCCGTCGCAACTGGTCGGTAAAGCCGGTGACGGCATGGAAGCGACGCCGGAAGGGCTGAAGGGCAAAACCATCGGCGTGTTGCAGGGATCGATTCAGGAAACCTATGCCAAAGAACACTGGGAAAAACACGGCGTCACGGTGGTGTCATACAAAGATCAGAACATGGCGTGGGCAGATTTGCTGAATGGCAGGATTGACGCCTCGCTGGTGATGTCTGCCGCAGGACAGGCGGGGTTCCTCAGTAAACCCCAGGGGAAGGGATTCGGATTCATCGGCAAGCCGGTATCGGATGACACCATTCTTGGTAGCGGAATCGGTTTTGGCCTGCGTCAGGGTGACGATGCAACGAAAGCACAGCTCAACGCGGCAATTGATAAAGTTCGTGCCGACGGAACGATCACTACGCTGGCGGCTAAATACTTCCCGGGTATCGACGTCAGCGTAAAATAA
- a CDS encoding DUF3313 domain-containing protein gives MRTKALFSVAVITAMMALTGCASKIAQPDKYSGFLKDYSNLKETTSASGKPELRWIDPDYNPANYDNVVFNPIVYYPVPKPNTQIAQKALDQIRNYTNTQLKQAIAERKPLATTAGPRSLIFRGAITGVDSSKEGLQFYEVIPVAMVVAGTQMATGHRTMDTSLYFEGELIDAKTNKPVIKVVRKGEGKELANENTPMTVDTLKQVIDDMAIDAVKFDPNQK, from the coding sequence ATGCGTACTAAAGCGTTATTTAGCGTGGCCGTTATTACGGCCATGATGGCGTTAACGGGTTGTGCTTCAAAAATTGCGCAGCCTGATAAGTATTCCGGCTTTTTAAAAGACTACTCAAATCTGAAAGAGACGACCTCCGCTTCCGGTAAACCGGAATTACGCTGGATCGACCCTGATTACAACCCTGCTAATTACGACAACGTGGTCTTTAACCCGATCGTTTATTATCCGGTGCCGAAACCGAACACGCAGATTGCTCAGAAAGCGCTGGATCAAATCCGTAATTACACCAACACACAACTGAAACAGGCGATCGCCGAGCGTAAACCGCTGGCGACAACGGCCGGGCCGCGCAGTCTGATTTTCCGTGGTGCCATTACCGGTGTGGATTCCAGCAAAGAAGGGCTGCAGTTCTATGAAGTCATTCCTGTCGCGATGGTTGTGGCGGGAACCCAAATGGCAACCGGTCATCGCACGATGGACACCAGCCTCTATTTTGAAGGGGAGTTGATCGACGCGAAAACCAATAAGCCGGTGATTAAAGTGGTACGCAAAGGCGAAGGGAAAGAGCTGGCGAACGAAAACACGCCGATGACTGTCGATACGCTGAAACAGGTGATCGACGATATGGCCATCGATGCAGTGAAATTCGATCCAAACCAGAAATAA
- the ydcK gene encoding YdcK family protein, whose translation MNKYCLSKETRQHHYPENGENRTVTLRQIVALCDFADVTAGTTGGWIDNESALSQQGNCWIYNSDSVVFAGARIEDNARLLDTCSVSHLALISDNVTIQASQIRGECHLFGDACVLQHCEIIAARGLTPDAEKILQIYEHAIVSRSRIVHQAQIYGEVFVNQAFVEHRAEIFGSARIEGNEENNVWICDCASVSGHARIIAGRGEDAIPTLRYGAVVTDDAVVEGNCVLKQRVRICGHAWLQGGPLLLDDNVVVHGRARIRGDVIIEHDVDISGDAVIETFDDEQIHLRGQKVIGGDQRITRTPLLGSL comes from the coding sequence ATGAACAAATACTGCCTCAGCAAAGAAACCCGCCAGCATCATTACCCGGAAAACGGGGAAAACCGCACCGTGACGCTGCGCCAGATTGTCGCCCTGTGCGATTTTGCTGACGTGACCGCCGGAACCACAGGCGGCTGGATAGACAACGAATCCGCGCTCAGTCAGCAGGGTAATTGCTGGATCTACAATAGCGACAGCGTGGTGTTTGCCGGGGCGCGTATTGAAGATAACGCCCGCCTGCTCGACACCTGTTCCGTCAGCCATTTGGCACTCATCAGTGACAACGTCACCATTCAGGCCTCGCAGATCCGTGGTGAATGTCATCTCTTCGGCGACGCCTGTGTACTGCAGCACTGCGAGATTATTGCCGCCCGAGGGCTGACACCGGATGCGGAAAAAATACTGCAAATCTACGAGCACGCCATCGTCAGCCGTTCGCGGATTGTGCATCAGGCGCAGATTTATGGCGAGGTTTTCGTTAATCAGGCGTTTGTCGAACACCGCGCGGAGATATTCGGCAGCGCGCGCATTGAAGGTAATGAAGAAAATAACGTCTGGATCTGCGACTGCGCCAGCGTTTCTGGTCATGCGCGGATCATCGCCGGTCGCGGCGAGGATGCGATCCCCACCCTGCGCTACGGCGCGGTCGTGACCGACGACGCGGTGGTGGAAGGAAATTGCGTGCTGAAACAACGCGTACGGATCTGCGGTCACGCCTGGTTACAGGGCGGCCCGTTGCTGCTGGATGATAATGTCGTCGTTCACGGACGGGCGCGCATTCGCGGCGATGTGATTATTGAGCACGACGTCGACATCAGCGGCGATGCGGTTATTGAAACCTTCGATGACGAGCAGATCCACCTGCGCGGGCAAAAAGTGATTGGCGGCGACCAGCGCATCACGCGCACGCCGCTGTTGGGATCACTTTGA